One Myxococcota bacterium genomic region harbors:
- a CDS encoding dihydrodipicolinate synthase family protein, with protein MNPAAAPTGRWGEPASVCLRGPKGSGGRLLRSVEEARPRPGLSVPVITALDEDGGLREEDQRALVRFVVQDGYGADIVFAAGTTGEWDRVTNDVRQRVIQVCSEEVAKCNAGLGRGDRQIEAWAGVTAHTAEETLANLDFAIAHGADAAVLAPLSIDGVEDPVHFVARDVADLLDARSRRIPIYLYDNADIAVDPKVPHIRTRQVKAMSRHDFVRGIKVSAPKKVLGNYTKAAAGFRERGEFGIYVGNAMLIFDLFGPYPGFWGTVREHWNRRRLRGGLPIGVVAGPGNALPREWARAWQVCRAGDAERMAAARGVAQAFAACCRVPSGKRTIACLKRALFSLGVIASDAVAPGTAALTNADTEVFDAAFLALRERARDELGELWVSRWHTEGALS; from the coding sequence GTGAATCCAGCGGCGGCCCCGACCGGACGATGGGGGGAACCAGCTTCGGTATGCTTGCGTGGCCCGAAGGGGTCTGGAGGACGGCTTCTGCGATCGGTAGAAGAAGCGCGGCCGCGGCCGGGACTCAGCGTTCCCGTGATCACCGCGCTCGACGAAGACGGCGGTCTTCGCGAAGAGGACCAGCGCGCGCTCGTGCGCTTCGTGGTGCAGGACGGCTACGGCGCCGACATCGTGTTCGCGGCTGGGACCACCGGCGAGTGGGACCGCGTGACGAACGACGTCCGCCAGCGGGTGATCCAGGTCTGCTCGGAAGAAGTGGCGAAGTGCAACGCAGGCCTCGGACGCGGCGATCGTCAGATCGAGGCCTGGGCCGGCGTGACCGCGCACACCGCGGAAGAGACGCTCGCCAACCTGGACTTCGCGATCGCCCACGGCGCCGATGCCGCCGTCCTGGCGCCGCTCTCGATCGACGGGGTCGAGGATCCGGTGCACTTCGTGGCGCGCGATGTCGCCGACCTGCTCGACGCGCGCTCGCGTCGTATCCCCATCTATCTCTACGACAACGCGGACATCGCCGTCGATCCGAAGGTGCCCCACATCCGCACGCGCCAGGTGAAGGCGATGAGCCGCCACGACTTCGTGCGCGGCATCAAGGTGTCGGCGCCGAAGAAGGTGTTGGGGAACTACACGAAGGCGGCCGCCGGTTTTCGCGAGCGCGGCGAGTTCGGCATCTACGTGGGCAACGCCATGCTGATCTTCGATCTCTTCGGCCCCTACCCCGGGTTCTGGGGCACGGTGCGCGAGCACTGGAACCGGCGCCGGCTGCGCGGCGGGCTCCCGATCGGCGTGGTCGCCGGGCCGGGCAACGCATTGCCGCGCGAGTGGGCGCGCGCCTGGCAGGTGTGCCGCGCCGGCGATGCGGAACGCATGGCGGCGGCACGCGGCGTCGCCCAGGCCTTCGCTGCTTGCTGTCGGGTGCCGTCGGGAAAGCGGACGATCGCGTGCCTCAAGCGCGCCCTCTTCTCGCTCGGTGTGATCGCGAGCGACGCAGTCGCGCCCGGCACGGCGGCGCTCACCAACGCCGACACCGAGGTGTTCGACGCGGCCTTCCTGGCCCTGCGCGAGCGCGCGCGCGACGAGCTCGGCGAACTCTGGGTGTCCCGCTGGCACACCGAGGGAGCCCTGTCTTGA
- a CDS encoding PfkB family carbohydrate kinase has protein sequence MSDADTAKPLDVVGIGSMVVDRMHRTPRLLGADEKGMLEDLGSGPVQPMIGGVVLNHLGWAASLGLRTGIFGRGANDANGRFLRGAMDRLGIRHAIDRSGSASSVCEIFVDAAGERTIYMAPAATSETSASHIREFVDFIADARFVSTEISQLPLDAVAEVLALAKASGATRVLDLDVPPSAAVASGLGDEAQLLTILAETEILKPSKGACRELVPGSDDPLELARALRARFGNDAVVVTDGEAGCAVAAEGYEGFVPGTPLKASDTTGAGDAFLGGLLAGRANGMGWEETARLANACGAACVEQLGAFPEDPEAAYAKVRTLVPDLAAILGGPARAEDDAATRAAVASFGVALEELEALGKRLDADAYEHALALLGEARESGARLHITGVGKPEHLARYAASLFASTGTPATFLHATETIHGSAGQIVAGDVVIAISNSGTTQELLAAVAALKPLGARIIAVTGGLDSPLAREAEVVLDAGVAREGGPLGFAPRASLAAELLVLASLAAGAEQAVGWTAADYQARHPAGALGRLSKG, from the coding sequence TTGAGCGACGCAGACACCGCGAAGCCGCTCGACGTCGTGGGCATCGGCAGCATGGTCGTCGACCGGATGCACCGCACGCCGCGTCTGCTGGGCGCCGACGAGAAGGGCATGCTCGAAGACCTCGGGTCGGGCCCGGTGCAGCCGATGATCGGCGGCGTCGTCCTGAACCATCTCGGCTGGGCGGCGAGTCTGGGGCTGCGCACCGGGATCTTCGGCCGCGGCGCCAATGACGCAAACGGCCGGTTCCTGCGCGGCGCCATGGACCGGCTGGGGATTCGCCATGCGATCGATCGCTCGGGGAGCGCCAGCTCGGTCTGTGAGATCTTCGTCGACGCCGCCGGCGAACGCACGATCTATATGGCGCCGGCGGCGACGTCGGAGACGTCGGCGTCCCATATCCGAGAGTTCGTGGACTTCATCGCCGACGCCCGCTTCGTCTCGACCGAGATCTCCCAGCTGCCGCTCGACGCGGTGGCGGAGGTGCTCGCTCTGGCGAAGGCGTCGGGAGCGACGCGCGTGCTCGATCTCGACGTACCGCCGAGCGCCGCGGTGGCGTCGGGATTGGGCGACGAAGCCCAGCTGCTCACGATCCTCGCCGAGACCGAGATCCTGAAGCCGTCGAAGGGCGCCTGCCGCGAGCTCGTCCCGGGCAGCGACGACCCGCTCGAACTCGCCCGCGCGCTGCGCGCACGCTTCGGCAACGACGCCGTCGTCGTGACCGACGGCGAGGCGGGCTGTGCCGTCGCGGCCGAGGGCTACGAGGGGTTCGTCCCCGGCACGCCGTTGAAGGCCTCGGATACCACCGGCGCCGGCGACGCCTTTCTCGGTGGTCTGCTCGCCGGGCGCGCCAACGGGATGGGCTGGGAAGAGACGGCGCGGCTGGCAAATGCCTGTGGCGCCGCCTGTGTGGAGCAGCTCGGTGCGTTCCCCGAAGATCCGGAAGCCGCCTACGCGAAGGTGCGTACGCTGGTGCCCGACCTCGCCGCGATCCTCGGCGGACCGGCCCGCGCCGAAGACGACGCAGCGACCCGCGCGGCCGTCGCGAGCTTCGGGGTGGCGCTCGAAGAGCTCGAGGCGCTCGGAAAGCGGCTCGACGCGGATGCGTACGAGCATGCCCTCGCCCTGCTCGGGGAAGCGCGCGAGTCCGGGGCCCGGCTCCACATCACCGGCGTCGGCAAGCCCGAGCACCTGGCGCGCTACGCCGCATCGCTCTTCGCCTCGACCGGGACGCCGGCGACCTTCCTCCACGCCACCGAGACCATCCACGGCAGCGCCGGGCAGATCGTGGCCGGCGACGTCGTGATCGCGATCAGCAACAGCGGCACCACCCAGGAGTTGCTCGCCGCCGTGGCGGCGCTGAAGCCCCTGGGCGCGCGGATCATCGCGGTGACCGGGGGCCTCGACTCGCCGCTGGCCCGAGAAGCGGAAGTGGTGCTCGATGCGGGCGTCGCGCGCGAGGGCGGCCCCCTCGGCTTCGCGCCCCGGGCCAGCCTGGCCGCCGAGCTACTGGTGCTCGCCAGCCTGGCGGCGGGCGCCGAGCAGGCGGTGGGCTGGACCGCGGCCGACTACCAGGCGCGCCACCCGGCCGGGGCCCTCGGGCGCCTCTCGAAAGGGTGA
- a CDS encoding ferritin-like domain-containing protein yields the protein MPKPSRAADPVDGELDAILTSFNSAYTWHYGSVKEGLRALYEKAKREQWNATTQLAWDIHVEPESEIIPAAFNPLENYGPFQRCSKKEQAHFRHATLAWQLSQFLHGEQGALMTASQLVSAVPWIDAKYYASSQTMDEARHVEVFGRYLREKLEWEFPINENLRKLLDTILTDSRWDFKYLGMQILVEGLAMAAFGNLYQIADEDLLKELIHYVMKDESRHVAFGVLSLDGYYQDMPENELRDREDFIIEASVMMRDRLIGDDIADVMGFDRGEVKELILASPIMQAFRQQLFARIVPNVKRLGLMTPRVRQAYADMNLLHFEDTDPEEQDRLLGIV from the coding sequence ATGCCCAAGCCCTCCCGCGCCGCCGATCCCGTGGACGGCGAGCTCGACGCGATCCTCACCTCGTTCAACAGCGCCTACACCTGGCACTACGGATCCGTCAAAGAAGGCCTGCGCGCCCTCTACGAGAAGGCGAAGCGCGAGCAGTGGAACGCGACGACCCAGCTGGCCTGGGACATCCACGTCGAGCCCGAGAGCGAGATCATCCCGGCGGCGTTCAACCCGCTCGAGAACTACGGCCCGTTCCAGCGCTGCAGCAAGAAGGAACAGGCCCACTTCCGCCACGCGACGCTGGCGTGGCAGCTCTCCCAGTTCCTGCACGGCGAGCAGGGCGCGCTGATGACGGCGTCTCAGCTGGTGAGCGCGGTGCCGTGGATCGACGCGAAGTACTACGCCTCGAGCCAGACGATGGACGAGGCGCGACACGTCGAAGTGTTCGGACGCTACCTGCGCGAGAAGCTCGAGTGGGAGTTCCCGATCAACGAGAACCTGCGCAAGCTGCTCGATACGATCCTCACCGACAGTCGCTGGGACTTCAAATACCTGGGCATGCAGATCCTGGTGGAAGGCCTGGCGATGGCTGCTTTCGGCAACCTCTACCAGATCGCCGACGAGGATCTCCTGAAGGAGCTCATCCACTACGTGATGAAGGACGAGTCGCGCCACGTGGCCTTCGGCGTGCTCTCCCTCGACGGCTACTACCAGGACATGCCCGAGAACGAGCTGCGCGACCGCGAGGACTTCATCATCGAAGCCAGCGTGATGATGCGCGACCGCCTGATCGGCGACGACATCGCCGACGTGATGGGCTTCGATCGCGGCGAGGTGAAGGAGCTGATCCTGGCGTCGCCGATCATGCAGGCCTTCCGCCAGCAGCTCTTCGCACGGATCGTGCCGAACGTGAAGCGGCTGGGGCTCATGACCCCGCGCGTGCGCCAGGCCTACGCCGACATGAACCTGCTCCACTTCGAGGACACGGACCCGGAAGAGCAGGACCGGCTGCTGGGGATCGTCTAG
- a CDS encoding universal stress protein: MTIEIRRILVPVDFSDHTPALIDWATHLAEEHESELLLLHAYHLPVEFQQLEGAYLPPDFWASVKTDAKAQLEALASELDNGGRGVETIVCEGYAATVIVEEAALRDVDLIVIGTHGLSGLKHLLLGSIAERVVQKAPCPVLTVKTPPKA; the protein is encoded by the coding sequence ATGACGATCGAGATCCGCCGCATCCTGGTGCCGGTCGACTTCTCGGATCACACGCCGGCGCTGATCGACTGGGCCACCCACCTGGCCGAGGAGCACGAGAGCGAGCTCCTGCTCCTCCACGCCTACCACCTGCCCGTCGAGTTCCAACAGCTCGAAGGGGCGTACCTGCCGCCCGACTTCTGGGCGAGCGTGAAGACCGACGCCAAGGCCCAGCTCGAGGCGCTGGCCAGCGAGCTCGACAACGGCGGCCGTGGCGTCGAGACGATCGTCTGCGAGGGCTACGCGGCGACGGTCATCGTCGAAGAAGCCGCACTCCGCGACGTCGACCTGATCGTGATCGGCACCCACGGCCTGTCGGGCCTGAAGCACCTGCTGCTCGGCAGCATCGCCGAACGCGTCGTACAGAAGGCGCCCTGCCCGGTGCTGACGGTCAAGACCCCGCCGAAGGCGTGA
- a CDS encoding class II aldolase/adducin family protein, whose protein sequence is MSSHTNDTRSHDETRAERKQQVALGYRLLASQRWGDLGDGHISARDPEREDCFWMLRFGPSYHEARVDDLVLVGPDGDLVEGQGPINMAAYFIHHPILMARPDAVSATHVHTGWGTPFSAEVRPIEPITQESCLFYEDHAIFDDEEVQVQSVEGGKRIAVALGSHRAVILRNHGLLTVGESVDQSVGSFVVMERVAEAHMKARQAKPISPEAARYAKEDLVRLGAGRYGFWSMVTRHLGDPAVVTS, encoded by the coding sequence ATGAGTTCCCACACCAACGACACCCGTTCCCACGACGAGACCCGCGCCGAGCGCAAGCAGCAGGTGGCCCTCGGCTATCGCTTGTTGGCCTCCCAGCGCTGGGGCGACCTGGGCGACGGTCACATCAGTGCACGAGATCCAGAGCGCGAAGATTGCTTCTGGATGCTTCGCTTCGGACCCTCCTACCACGAGGCCCGCGTGGACGACCTCGTTCTCGTCGGTCCGGATGGCGATCTCGTGGAGGGCCAGGGACCGATCAACATGGCGGCGTACTTCATCCACCACCCGATCCTGATGGCGCGCCCCGACGCGGTGAGCGCGACGCACGTGCACACGGGTTGGGGCACGCCGTTCTCGGCGGAAGTGCGGCCGATCGAGCCGATCACCCAGGAGTCGTGCCTGTTCTACGAAGACCACGCGATCTTCGACGACGAAGAAGTGCAGGTGCAGAGTGTCGAGGGCGGCAAGCGGATCGCGGTGGCGCTGGGCTCCCACCGCGCCGTGATCCTACGCAACCACGGTCTGCTCACCGTGGGCGAGAGCGTCGACCAGTCGGTCGGAAGCTTCGTCGTGATGGAGCGCGTGGCCGAAGCCCACATGAAGGCGCGCCAGGCCAAGCCGATTTCGCCGGAAGCCGCGCGCTACGCGAAAGAAGACCTCGTGCGTCTCGGCGCGGGGCGCTACGGCTTTTGGTCGATGGTGACTCGGCACCTCGGCGACCCCGCCGTCGTCACGAGCTAG
- a CDS encoding RNA-binding protein, translating into MGRRLYVENLSASTTLADLRAAFEPHGRIESMMILTMMEAGSRKFFASVEMACAREAHHALFALDGSVLGGESIQVKDPHAEVPIPSPRGH; encoded by the coding sequence ATGGGTAGACGGCTCTACGTCGAGAATCTCTCGGCCTCCACGACGCTCGCCGACCTCCGAGCGGCGTTCGAGCCTCACGGTCGAATCGAGTCGATGATGATCCTCACGATGATGGAGGCGGGAAGCCGGAAGTTCTTCGCATCCGTCGAGATGGCCTGCGCCCGTGAAGCCCATCACGCCCTCTTTGCGCTGGATGGAAGTGTGCTCGGAGGCGAGAGCATCCAGGTGAAGGACCCGCATGCGGAGGTGCCCATCCCCTCGCCGCGCGGTCACTAG
- a CDS encoding helix-turn-helix transcriptional regulator, with protein MPKAAKRSRKRSEFVTRQSELGAILSDLRTAKGMTLREVEEATGASVSNAYLSQLENGKIRKPSPTVLRDLAEVYVVPYDSLMEKAGYLLPSEKKGQRRKRLAVFAIDDLTAEEEEELLKYLAFLRSRGSR; from the coding sequence ATGCCGAAAGCGGCAAAACGCTCTCGAAAACGCTCCGAGTTCGTCACGCGCCAGAGCGAATTGGGCGCGATCCTGTCCGACCTGAGGACTGCGAAGGGCATGACGCTCCGGGAAGTCGAAGAGGCTACCGGCGCGTCCGTTTCGAACGCCTACCTGAGCCAGCTCGAGAACGGGAAGATCCGAAAGCCGTCTCCCACCGTGTTGCGCGATCTCGCGGAGGTCTACGTCGTGCCCTACGACTCCTTGATGGAGAAGGCCGGATACCTGCTGCCCTCCGAGAAGAAGGGGCAGCGACGGAAACGGCTCGCGGTGTTCGCGATCGACGATCTCACGGCCGAGGAAGAGGAAGAGCTCCTCAAGTATCTCGCGTTCCTGCGATCCCGAGGTTCCCGTTGA
- a CDS encoding RNA-binding protein, translated as MGRKIYVGNLPFSVTEGELKDAFGRHGGVESVAVITDRETGRPRGFAFVEMEDENAAGEAIRALDGTDFGGRSIRVNEAQDRRGRG; from the coding sequence TTGGGTAGAAAGATTTACGTAGGCAACCTTCCGTTCTCGGTCACCGAGGGCGAACTCAAAGACGCTTTCGGACGACACGGTGGTGTCGAGTCGGTTGCCGTGATCACCGACCGCGAGACGGGCCGTCCGCGCGGCTTCGCATTCGTCGAGATGGAAGACGAGAACGCGGCCGGCGAGGCCATTCGCGCGCTCGACGGAACCGACTTCGGCGGCCGAAGCATCCGGGTCAACGAGGCCCAGGACCGCCGCGGTCGCGGCTAG